Proteins from one bacterium genomic window:
- the pyrF gene encoding orotidine-5'-phosphate decarboxylase: MRTLIDHINKRGNRLCLGLDLDPERMPTRYLSLPNPLAALGCDLVEATHDLVAAFKPNAAFFEQQGAPGWAALEAVCHCVGERAFLIVDAKRGDIGNTSARYARALFNGLGARAVTLAPYMGRDSLEPFLGATGADDPRPERGAFVLALTSNPGAADFQLLPVEGRPLYWRVLEKLAAWNADWAAGRLGAVVGATRTADLAEIRAAFPGLPLLIPGVGAQGGSLEEVQAILEMGGGPALINVSRDILYGPDAVAEPEAVRRRALDYARRLGCA, from the coding sequence ATGCGCACACTGATCGATCACATCAATAAACGGGGCAACCGCCTCTGCCTGGGCCTTGACCTGGATCCGGAGCGGATGCCGACCCGCTACCTGAGCCTGCCCAATCCGCTGGCTGCCCTGGGATGCGACCTGGTGGAAGCCACGCATGATCTGGTGGCCGCCTTCAAGCCCAACGCCGCCTTCTTCGAACAGCAGGGCGCGCCGGGCTGGGCCGCGCTGGAGGCCGTCTGCCATTGTGTCGGCGAGCGCGCCTTCCTGATCGTCGACGCCAAGCGCGGCGACATCGGCAACACCAGCGCGCGCTATGCCCGCGCCCTCTTCAACGGGCTGGGCGCCCGGGCCGTCACCCTGGCGCCCTACATGGGTCGCGACAGCCTGGAGCCCTTCCTGGGCGCCACCGGCGCGGATGACCCGCGCCCGGAGAGGGGGGCCTTCGTCCTGGCGCTCACCTCCAACCCCGGCGCGGCGGATTTCCAGTTGTTGCCCGTCGAGGGACGGCCGCTCTACTGGCGTGTGCTGGAGAAACTGGCCGCCTGGAACGCCGACTGGGCGGCCGGACGCCTGGGCGCGGTGGTGGGAGCGACGAGGACCGCGGACCTGGCTGAGATCCGCGCCGCCTTCCCCGGACTGCCCCTGCTCATACCCGGTGTGGGCGCCCAGGGGGGAAGCCTGGAGGAGGTGCAGGCGATCCTGGAAATGGGTGGGGGGCCGGCCCTCATCAATGTCTCGCGGGACATCCTCTACGGCCCGGATGCGGTGGCCGAGCCGGAGGCCGTGCGGCGGCGCGCCCTGGACTACGCCCGGCGCTTGGGGTGCGCCTGA
- the pyrE gene encoding orotate phosphoribosyltransferase, translated as MTALDMLKESGALLEGHFLLTSGRHSPHYFQCALVLQHPRFAEALCATIADAFRGAAPQSVIAPAVGGIVVAVETARLLGVPARFAERQEGRMTLRRGFTLRPGEQVLVVEDVVTTGGSVQEVIELVAAAGAVPMGVGVIVDRSAGQLRFEHGSGALHLVACHTQDVVSYTAADCPLCRGGSSPIKPGSRGLS; from the coding sequence ATGACAGCCCTGGACATGCTGAAGGAGAGCGGCGCCCTGCTGGAAGGCCATTTCCTCCTGACCAGTGGACGCCACAGCCCCCACTACTTCCAATGCGCCCTGGTGCTGCAACACCCGCGCTTCGCCGAAGCGCTCTGCGCCACGATCGCCGACGCCTTTCGTGGGGCCGCGCCGCAGAGCGTGATCGCGCCGGCGGTGGGCGGCATCGTGGTGGCGGTGGAGACGGCCCGCCTGCTGGGAGTGCCCGCCCGTTTCGCCGAGCGGCAGGAGGGGCGCATGACCCTGCGTCGGGGCTTCACCCTGAGGCCGGGCGAGCAGGTGTTGGTGGTGGAGGACGTGGTCACCACGGGGGGCAGCGTCCAGGAGGTGATCGAGCTGGTCGCCGCCGCCGGCGCCGTGCCGATGGGGGTAGGCGTCATCGTCGACCGCAGCGCCGGGCAGCTGCGTTTTGAACATGGGTCCGGTGCGCTACATTTGGTGGCCTGTCACACCCAGGACGTTGTTTCATACACTGCCGCCGACTGTCCGCTTTGCCGCGGCGGATCGTCGCCCATCAAGCCAGGAAGCCGGGGCTTGTCGTGA
- a CDS encoding MBL fold metallo-hydrolase: MSLRVCVLGSSSSGNAAVVRGPQGALLVDAGLGARELGRRLAAVECDVDELVGVVLTHSHADHVRGAGVVARRLGLPVWLSRGTARETLRIWRGGERLVAIRAGERFQAAGIDIDCWACPHDTAEPLQFGFQAGGASVAFCTDLGHVTPEVLEELAGRQVLIVEANHDRERLLAGAYPAFLKRRITGGRGHLSNEQCADLLAQVAGPHVKHVVLAHLSRDNNRPDLARAAVGKALAETEGEATRLSVADPDRPGPWLDVHSGNTC, translated from the coding sequence GTGAGCCTGCGCGTTTGTGTGCTGGGCTCCTCCTCCTCCGGCAACGCGGCCGTGGTGCGGGGCCCCCAGGGCGCCCTGCTCGTGGACGCCGGCCTGGGCGCCCGCGAGTTGGGGCGGCGCTTGGCCGCGGTGGAGTGCGACGTGGATGAGCTGGTCGGAGTGGTGCTGACCCACTCCCACGCCGACCACGTGCGTGGCGCCGGGGTGGTGGCGCGTCGCCTGGGCTTGCCGGTCTGGCTGAGCCGGGGCACGGCCCGGGAGACGCTGCGCATCTGGCGGGGCGGCGAGCGGCTGGTCGCCATCCGGGCCGGGGAGCGCTTCCAGGCGGCGGGCATTGACATCGACTGCTGGGCCTGTCCCCACGACACGGCGGAGCCTCTCCAGTTCGGCTTCCAGGCGGGCGGGGCCTCGGTCGCTTTCTGCACGGACCTGGGCCATGTCACGCCGGAAGTGCTGGAGGAGCTGGCGGGTCGGCAGGTGCTGATCGTGGAGGCCAATCACGATCGCGAACGGTTGCTGGCAGGCGCCTACCCGGCCTTCCTCAAGCGAAGGATCACGGGGGGGCGGGGACACTTGTCCAATGAGCAGTGCGCCGACCTGCTGGCCCAGGTGGCCGGGCCGCATGTCAAACACGTGGTGCTGGCCCACTTGAGCCGGGACAACAACCGGCCGGACTTGGCCCGGGCCGCCGTGGGGAAGGCACTGGCGGAAACGGAGGGGGAAGCCACCCGCTTGTCGGTGGCGGACCCCGATCGTCCCGGACCTTGGCTTGACGTGCATTCGGGCAACACTTGCTAA
- a CDS encoding peptidylprolyl isomerase codes for MKTSLGEIVLELDYGKAPKTCANFEAYVGKGHYDGTIFHRVISSFMIQGGGMDSLMAERETMAPIENEAGNGLRNNRGTIAMARTNAVHSATSQFFINVVDNDFLNHRSPDPQGFGYCVFGRVVKGMETVDAIRAVPTGSRGMHQNVPSSPVVILSVAPVQ; via the coding sequence ATGAAGACCAGCCTCGGCGAGATCGTGCTCGAGCTGGACTATGGGAAAGCCCCCAAAACCTGCGCCAATTTCGAGGCCTATGTGGGCAAGGGGCATTATGACGGCACCATCTTCCACCGCGTGATCTCGAGCTTCATGATCCAGGGTGGCGGGATGGACTCGCTCATGGCCGAGCGGGAGACGATGGCCCCCATCGAGAACGAGGCCGGCAACGGCTTGCGCAACAACCGCGGTACCATCGCCATGGCCCGCACCAACGCCGTTCACAGCGCCACCAGCCAGTTCTTCATCAATGTCGTGGACAACGACTTCCTCAACCATCGCAGCCCAGATCCCCAGGGCTTCGGCTATTGTGTCTTCGGCCGGGTGGTCAAGGGCATGGAGACGGTGGACGCCATTCGCGCCGTGCCCACCGGCTCCCGCGGCATGCACCAGAACGTGCCGTCCAGCCCGGTGGTGATCTTGTCGGTCGCGCCGGTGCAGTAG